In Polaribacter sp. L3A8, a genomic segment contains:
- a CDS encoding YceI family protein produces MNKILSLFLTITLFTGFTSDTNQFIARQGHISFFSYASMENIEAQNNQVLSILDLKNKKIAVSMLMSAFVFKKDLMYEHFNESYIESDIYPKATFEGDIIDLEPSLNKQTKIARGNLTIHGITKEIDIKITIEKINKTYTISGEYNVFVKDFDIKIPPILSSNIAKIITIKFSFQYQSYEG; encoded by the coding sequence ATGAATAAAATTTTATCATTATTTTTAACAATCACTTTATTTACTGGTTTCACTTCAGATACTAATCAGTTTATTGCAAGACAAGGACACATCTCTTTTTTTTCTTATGCTTCTATGGAAAACATTGAAGCACAAAATAACCAAGTTTTAAGCATCTTAGATCTTAAAAATAAAAAAATAGCAGTAAGCATGTTAATGAGTGCTTTTGTATTTAAAAAAGATTTAATGTACGAGCATTTTAATGAGAGCTATATTGAATCTGATATTTACCCAAAAGCAACTTTTGAAGGAGATATAATAGACCTTGAGCCATCTTTAAATAAACAAACAAAAATTGCAAGAGGTAATTTAACAATTCATGGAATTACAAAAGAAATAGATATTAAAATAACTATAGAAAAAATAAATAAAACTTATACAATTTCTGGTGAATACAATGTATTTGTAAAAGATTTTGACATTAAAATTCCACCAATTTTATCTAGCAATATTGCAAAAATAATTACTATAAAATTCAGCTTTCAATATCAATCTTATGAAGGATAA
- a CDS encoding OB-fold protein, producing the protein MKKKNKIFYFLFILFLIVNSCFYIAYYFKDSNKNLELVPYNTSINSIDLIDSYLDNEKKADKLYLEKIIEVSGFVREVTFLNNRNTVILYGKNKTSGIICDIHPSQIEKIKNLKEHQKIVVKGICKGFLKDVVLLNCYIDLKLNE; encoded by the coding sequence ATGAAAAAAAAAAACAAGATTTTTTATTTTTTATTTATACTTTTTCTTATAGTAAATAGCTGTTTTTATATAGCTTATTATTTTAAGGATTCTAACAAAAATTTAGAATTAGTACCTTATAATACTTCTATTAATTCTATCGATTTAATAGACTCTTATCTAGATAATGAAAAAAAAGCTGATAAATTGTATTTAGAAAAAATTATAGAAGTATCTGGTTTTGTAAGAGAAGTTACTTTTTTAAATAACAGAAATACAGTAATATTGTACGGTAAAAATAAAACCTCTGGTATTATTTGCGATATACACCCAAGCCAAATTGAAAAAATAAAAAACTTAAAAGAACATCAAAAAATAGTTGTAAAAGGTATTTGCAAAGGTTTTTTAAAAGATGTTGTACTATTAAACTGTTATATAGATTTAAAATTGAATGAATAA
- a CDS encoding LytR/AlgR family response regulator transcription factor — translation MKKDKLYFLTFLSITVIFLLIALIASQYFIRVSANQLIEVQVESSKREANEVARFIDFQLLAGIKKEVIVKNIQKIISESNRDTWFISIFNWGGKEVCHPDVTKVGQKVNSNKTLLSSLKEKNNSDDLYDLLIKRKPANDAENAFEIIHISPIKNSDLIVAANVNLNSIHTQMSALRSKFYLIFLIMGVLVIILSFLAVRVIGSAYEKELELKNSNLATEVINLSKLNTDLVTYKEKVVEVAKDNLVEEASTEITRKRILTYVRNELVPIPINDIAYVYTENTITYVVCFDGKRSTTNTSLDDMHSNFDATLFFRANRQFIISITAIDKIIKYGKSQLKILLQSKTSEEIIISKNKAAEFKQWLNI, via the coding sequence ATGAAAAAAGACAAATTATACTTTTTAACCTTTTTATCTATTACTGTTATTTTTTTATTAATAGCTTTAATCGCATCTCAATATTTTATAAGAGTTAGCGCTAATCAGTTAATAGAAGTTCAGGTAGAATCTAGTAAAAGAGAAGCAAATGAAGTTGCTCGTTTTATAGATTTTCAACTTTTAGCAGGAATTAAAAAAGAAGTTATTGTAAAGAATATTCAAAAAATAATTTCAGAATCTAATAGAGATACTTGGTTTATTAGTATTTTTAATTGGGGAGGTAAAGAGGTTTGCCATCCAGATGTTACTAAAGTTGGTCAAAAAGTAAATTCTAATAAAACATTATTGTCTTCTTTAAAAGAGAAAAACAATTCAGATGATTTGTACGATTTATTAATAAAAAGAAAACCTGCTAACGATGCTGAAAATGCATTTGAAATTATTCATATTTCGCCTATAAAAAATTCAGATTTAATAGTTGCAGCTAATGTAAATTTGAACAGTATACATACTCAAATGAGTGCTTTAAGAAGTAAGTTCTATCTCATTTTTTTAATTATGGGAGTTTTGGTTATTATTTTATCATTTTTAGCAGTTAGGGTAATTGGCAGTGCTTATGAAAAAGAATTAGAGTTAAAGAATTCTAATTTAGCAACAGAAGTAATTAATTTATCAAAACTTAATACAGATTTAGTTACTTATAAAGAAAAAGTAGTAGAAGTAGCAAAAGACAACCTAGTTGAAGAAGCATCAACAGAAATTACAAGAAAAAGAATACTTACCTATGTTAGAAACGAGTTAGTGCCTATTCCTATAAATGATATTGCTTACGTTTATACAGAAAACACAATTACGTATGTTGTTTGTTTTGACGGTAAACGATCTACTACAAATACAAGTTTAGATGATATGCATAGTAATTTTGATGCAACGTTATTTTTTAGGGCAAATAGACAATTTATAATTAGTATTACTGCCATAGATAAGATTATTAAATATGGTAAAAGTCAACTTAAAATTTTATTGCAATCTAAAACATCAGAAGAGATCATTATTAGTAAAAACAAAGCCGCAGAATTTAAACAGTGGTTAAATATTTAA
- a CDS encoding c-type cytochrome, which translates to MKNQFKIRKEILILLISVFFASCVSNVEDEDMIENEVVTVDPCKDITFAKSVKPIIDTNCIECHGSGGNSPNLTSYNSISASANIVRSAVASRRMPQGGSLTQAEIDAIVCWVENGALDN; encoded by the coding sequence ATGAAAAACCAATTTAAAATTAGAAAAGAAATTCTTATTCTTCTAATATCTGTATTTTTTGCATCTTGTGTATCAAATGTAGAAGATGAGGATATGATAGAGAATGAAGTTGTTACTGTTGATCCTTGTAAAGACATCACTTTTGCTAAAAGTGTAAAACCAATTATTGATACAAATTGTATAGAATGTCATGGTAGTGGAGGTAATTCACCAAATTTAACTTCTTACAATTCTATTAGTGCAAGTGCCAATATTGTAAGATCTGCAGTTGCAAGTAGAAGAATGCCACAAGGGGGCTCTTTAACACAAGCAGAAATAGATGCAATTGTTTGTTGGGTAGAAAATGGTGCCTTAGATAACTAA
- a CDS encoding OB-fold protein, whose protein sequence is MKKNKIIISILIIVISVVFAVYKVYNKPHVNVADTKSEITLTADKIINDFSLDETKANGLYLDKIIKVYGKIDKLNLVKEKGIITLKTKDDFGSVLCHLSEKGTKKMSLLKEGQSISIKGICTGYLLDVILVNGEVTN, encoded by the coding sequence GTGAAAAAAAATAAAATAATTATCTCAATTTTAATTATCGTAATTTCAGTTGTCTTTGCTGTCTATAAAGTGTACAACAAACCGCATGTAAATGTAGCAGATACAAAATCTGAGATTACGCTAACTGCAGATAAAATTATAAATGATTTTTCTTTGGATGAAACTAAAGCAAATGGACTTTATTTAGATAAAATTATTAAAGTTTATGGTAAAATTGATAAATTAAATTTAGTAAAAGAGAAAGGAATTATTACACTAAAAACTAAAGATGATTTTGGTAGTGTTTTATGCCATTTATCTGAAAAAGGAACAAAAAAAATGAGTTTACTAAAAGAAGGACAATCTATTTCTATAAAAGGAATTTGTACAGGGTATTTATTAGATGTTATTCTTGTAAATGGTGAGGTAACAAACTAA
- a CDS encoding YceI family protein translates to MKTIYTVIIFFLLTNVINAQKKYLTKNGSVTFFSSALIEDIKADNNQVLSIIDATSGKMAVSILMKSFMFEKALMQEHFNENYVESDKYPKATFKGAIIDFENIKDPETKVNVKGIITIHGKSKEIVISANFTKTEQSIFMKGEFNLLVTDYDIKIPNVVTKNIAKKIKVTFEFNHKPYKN, encoded by the coding sequence ATGAAAACTATTTATACAGTTATAATTTTCTTTTTATTAACAAATGTAATTAACGCTCAAAAAAAATATTTAACAAAAAACGGGTCTGTAACTTTCTTTTCTTCTGCATTAATAGAAGATATAAAGGCAGATAATAATCAAGTTTTAAGTATTATAGATGCTACATCAGGTAAAATGGCAGTTTCTATTTTAATGAAATCATTTATGTTTGAGAAAGCGTTAATGCAAGAACACTTTAATGAGAATTATGTAGAATCGGATAAGTATCCAAAAGCTACTTTTAAAGGTGCTATTATTGATTTTGAAAATATAAAAGATCCAGAAACAAAAGTAAATGTAAAAGGAATAATTACAATTCATGGTAAAAGTAAAGAAATTGTAATTTCTGCAAATTTTACAAAAACGGAACAAAGTATTTTTATGAAAGGCGAATTTAATTTATTAGTTACAGATTATGATATTAAAATACCTAACGTAGTTACTAAAAATATAGCAAAAAAAATTAAAGTTACTTTCGAATTTAACCATAAACCTTACAAGAATTAA
- a CDS encoding DUF5777 family beta-barrel protein yields MKKIIGTIFVLLISLQLPAQDLLDILNKESQETDNIVTATFKGTRILNGHSIENRKDKELEFIISHRFGRVNLGFDELFGLDQSNIRFALEYGLNDDLTVGLGRSSFEKTYDGFFKYSLLKQKKGKNSFPFAISLFGSIAVKTLKDYDPANKRTFTESLFYVGQVLIAKKVSSSFSFQVTPTYVHRNSVKINEDPHDIFAVGLGTRIKLSKRVSFNSEYYLALDESKSINARNSLAFGVDIETGGHVFQLILSNAITMIEKSFITETTGNFFGGDIHFGFNISRTF; encoded by the coding sequence ATGAAAAAAATTATAGGAACCATTTTTGTATTGCTAATCAGTTTGCAACTTCCTGCCCAAGATTTACTAGATATTTTAAACAAGGAAAGCCAAGAAACAGATAATATTGTAACAGCAACCTTTAAAGGTACAAGAATCTTAAACGGACATTCTATAGAAAATAGAAAAGACAAAGAGTTAGAGTTTATTATATCTCATAGATTTGGACGCGTAAATTTAGGTTTTGATGAACTTTTTGGTTTAGATCAATCCAATATTCGTTTTGCATTAGAATATGGTTTAAATGATGATTTAACAGTTGGCCTTGGTAGAAGTAGTTTTGAAAAAACTTATGATGGTTTTTTTAAATACAGTTTATTAAAACAAAAAAAAGGTAAAAATTCTTTTCCTTTTGCAATTTCACTTTTTGGAAGTATAGCTGTAAAAACATTAAAAGATTATGACCCTGCAAATAAAAGAACTTTTACAGAAAGTTTGTTTTATGTTGGGCAGGTTTTAATAGCTAAAAAAGTAAGTTCTTCTTTTTCATTTCAGGTAACACCTACTTATGTACATAGAAATTCTGTAAAAATAAATGAAGATCCTCATGATATTTTTGCTGTAGGTTTAGGAACAAGAATAAAATTAAGTAAAAGGGTTTCTTTTAATAGTGAGTATTATTTAGCTTTAGATGAATCTAAATCAATAAATGCAAGAAATTCATTAGCATTTGGTGTAGATATAGAAACTGGTGGACACGTATTTCAACTTATTTTATCGAATGCAATTACAATGATAGAAAAAAGTTTTATTACAGAAACAACGGGTAATTTCTTCGGAGGCGATATCCATTTTGGATTTAATATCTCTAGAACTTTTTAA
- a CDS encoding head GIN domain-containing protein: protein MKKSVTKIIAILFIATVFTSCAVDMLNRVSGNRNVTTEVRKTSNSFTGIQVSTGIDLYITQGTKNKVVVEADENLHDIIITEIEDDILKVYSEKGIWRAKAKKVYVTVTDLTLLRATSGSDVRGKGVINTDDISISATSGADINITVHATSVATNATSGADINIAGTTKNHASNATSGSAIDAYDLESKNTIAKVTSGADINIYASEKLEAHANSGGDIDFKGNPKSINKKASSGGSISKK from the coding sequence ATGAAAAAATCAGTAACAAAAATTATCGCAATCCTATTTATAGCAACTGTTTTTACTTCTTGCGCAGTAGATATGTTAAATAGAGTAAGCGGAAACAGAAATGTAACAACGGAAGTAAGAAAAACATCGAATAGCTTTACAGGAATTCAGGTAAGCACAGGCATTGATTTGTACATAACACAAGGTACAAAAAACAAAGTTGTTGTAGAGGCAGATGAAAACTTGCACGATATTATTATCACTGAAATAGAAGACGACATTTTAAAAGTCTATTCAGAAAAAGGTATCTGGAGAGCAAAAGCAAAAAAAGTATATGTTACAGTTACAGACCTAACACTTCTAAGAGCTACAAGCGGAAGTGATGTTCGTGGAAAAGGAGTTATAAATACCGATGACATTTCTATTTCTGCTACTAGTGGTGCCGATATTAATATTACTGTACATGCAACTAGCGTAGCAACTAATGCTACAAGTGGCGCAGATATTAACATTGCAGGTACCACAAAAAACCATGCCTCTAACGCTACAAGCGGAAGCGCTATAGATGCGTATGATTTAGAAAGTAAAAACACCATTGCTAAGGTAACAAGTGGTGCTGATATTAATATTTATGCTTCAGAAAAATTAGAAGCACATGCAAATAGCGGTGGAGATATTGATTTTAAAGGAAACCCAAAATCAATCAATAAAAAAGCATCTTCCGGCGGAAGTATTTCAAAAAAATAA
- a CDS encoding PspC domain-containing protein codes for MNKTININLGGFFFHIDEIAYQKLKRYLESISRSLSDDPQGKNEIIADIEARISELLTEKITDARQVINEGDIEDIIKIMGQPEDYAGAEEEYNDASYSYKRNNTAGKKLFRDGDDKFLGGVAAGIAHYFDIDTIWVRLGLLALFFGAGFGVILYIILWILLPEAKTTAEKLQMEGEPVNIDNIEKKIREEFNNVSENVSEFANKASEKFKDGANEFSEKMNQTFSGKPVKNNGLQDFINTIGKIILVFFKVIGKFIGVLLVFIAGAVILSLIIGGFSVGSLEFLNVNGEFLQYPPFFYDAVLPKWALTLASFLLIGIPFLILFVLGLRILSSSIKKISKPTSLTLLGIWVIALLTMIFTGIEYGTSHVNDGQFVKKTSLNIIEKDTITLKMINDDEIYYIHNLRRSSRKYEVDIDGTPKAYSNDVNVNVKRSNSDEAYVIVQKESAGKTRSSANKNAEKLEYKFEIVDNTIVLDAYYLSNFKNMWKDEEINVTIYIPEDNTVYFDHSVKNFLNDVDNEGDIYDKDMANHHFIMTDTTLKCTDCTGNEKTI; via the coding sequence ATGAATAAGACGATCAACATAAATTTAGGCGGATTTTTCTTCCACATAGATGAAATTGCCTATCAGAAATTAAAAAGATATCTAGAATCTATTTCTAGATCGTTAAGCGATGATCCGCAAGGAAAAAACGAAATCATTGCAGATATAGAAGCGCGTATTAGTGAATTGTTAACAGAAAAAATAACAGACGCTAGACAGGTAATTAATGAAGGTGATATAGAAGATATCATTAAAATTATGGGACAACCAGAAGATTACGCTGGTGCAGAAGAAGAATATAACGATGCTAGTTATTCTTATAAAAGAAACAATACTGCCGGAAAAAAGCTTTTTAGAGATGGTGATGATAAATTTTTAGGTGGAGTTGCAGCTGGTATTGCACATTATTTTGATATTGATACAATATGGGTTCGTCTTGGGTTATTAGCTTTATTCTTTGGAGCTGGTTTTGGTGTAATCTTATATATTATCCTTTGGATACTATTACCAGAAGCAAAAACCACTGCAGAAAAATTGCAGATGGAAGGTGAACCTGTAAACATCGATAATATCGAAAAAAAAATTCGTGAAGAGTTTAATAATGTTTCAGAAAATGTATCTGAATTTGCCAACAAAGCATCAGAGAAATTTAAAGATGGCGCCAATGAGTTTTCAGAAAAAATGAATCAGACTTTTTCGGGAAAGCCAGTAAAAAATAACGGATTACAAGATTTTATCAACACCATAGGCAAGATTATTCTTGTATTCTTTAAAGTGATTGGTAAATTTATTGGAGTGCTACTGGTATTTATTGCTGGTGCAGTTATTTTATCACTAATTATTGGTGGGTTTTCTGTGGGAAGTTTAGAGTTTTTAAATGTAAATGGTGAGTTTTTACAATATCCGCCGTTTTTCTATGATGCTGTTTTACCTAAATGGGCATTAACATTAGCTAGCTTTTTATTAATAGGTATTCCGTTTTTAATCTTATTTGTTTTAGGGTTACGCATTTTATCTAGCAGTATTAAAAAGATTAGTAAACCAACATCACTAACATTATTAGGTATTTGGGTGATTGCTTTATTAACCATGATTTTTACAGGAATAGAATACGGAACGTCTCACGTAAATGACGGACAGTTTGTAAAGAAAACTTCTTTAAATATCATCGAAAAGGATACCATCACTTTAAAAATGATTAATGATGATGAAATTTATTATATCCATAATTTAAGAAGAAGTTCTCGTAAATATGAGGTTGATATAGACGGAACGCCTAAAGCATATTCTAATGATGTAAATGTAAATGTAAAACGAAGTAATTCTGATGAAGCATATGTTATTGTACAAAAAGAATCTGCTGGAAAAACAAGAAGTAGCGCAAATAAGAATGCTGAAAAGCTTGAATATAAATTCGAAATTGTAGATAACACCATCGTTTTAGATGCTTATTACTTGTCTAACTTTAAAAATATGTGGAAAGACGAAGAGATAAATGTTACTATTTATATACCTGAAGACAACACTGTATATTTTGATCATTCTGTTAAAAACTTTTTAAATGATGTAGATAATGAAGGTGATATTTATGATAAAGACATGGCGAATCATCATTTTATAATGACAGATACAACCTTAAAATGTACAGATTGTACTGGTAATGAAAAGACAATTTAA
- a CDS encoding PadR family transcriptional regulator, protein MKIENTKAQMRKGVLEYCILSILKNGDAYTSEILKTLKGAEMIVVEGTIYPLLTRLKNAGLLTYRWEESTSGPPRKYYVLTENGGMFIKELDKTWSNLVSAVNQVISKKPTTNE, encoded by the coding sequence ATGAAGATAGAAAACACAAAAGCACAAATGCGAAAAGGTGTTTTAGAGTATTGCATTTTATCCATTCTAAAAAATGGTGATGCCTATACTTCTGAAATTCTTAAAACGCTAAAAGGTGCAGAAATGATTGTGGTTGAAGGAACCATATATCCGTTATTAACCCGCTTAAAAAACGCAGGTTTGTTAACCTACAGATGGGAAGAATCAACCTCTGGACCACCAAGAAAGTATTACGTTTTAACAGAAAACGGCGGCATGTTTATAAAAGAATTAGACAAAACATGGAGTAATTTAGTAAGTGCAGTAAACCAAGTAATCAGCAAAAAACCAACGACAAATGAATAA
- a CDS encoding DUF4870 domain-containing protein, whose product MKQNKENTNAFLIHISAFAGFIFPFGNIVTPLIAWQTLKDRSNFLDEQGKEAINFNISYSLYIFILTLSFIPLFIGSIFRNFDNFNNFNQVSINFDSHSFFGFMGFASLAGIVGVIKIALIIIAALKAKEGENYKYPFTIKFIK is encoded by the coding sequence ATGAAACAAAATAAAGAAAACACCAATGCCTTTTTAATTCATATTTCTGCATTTGCAGGATTTATATTTCCATTTGGTAATATAGTTACTCCTTTAATTGCATGGCAAACATTAAAAGACAGAAGTAACTTTTTAGACGAACAAGGTAAAGAAGCAATTAATTTTAATATCAGTTATTCTTTATACATTTTTATATTAACCTTGTCTTTTATTCCTCTTTTTATTGGTTCTATTTTTAGAAACTTCGATAATTTTAACAACTTTAATCAAGTAAGTATCAATTTCGACTCACACAGTTTTTTTGGATTTATGGGGTTTGCTTCTTTGGCAGGAATTGTAGGAGTTATTAAAATTGCTTTGATCATTATTGCAGCATTAAAAGCAAAAGAAGGAGAAAATTATAAGTATCCTTTCACTATAAAATTTATAAAATAA
- a CDS encoding DUF4442 domain-containing protein gives MKFTPRKVNFFNLVKLPLAYLGGVRVRTITDIEVVVSIKHRWMNQNPFKSMFWAAQGMAAEMPTGVLVMKAIDDSKQKVSMLVTKQEAEFFKKATGKILFSCKGGNEIREAIQKSIATGEGQVIVLTSEGKNKEGVIVSRFQFHWSLRVKK, from the coding sequence ATGAAATTTACACCAAGGAAAGTCAACTTTTTTAACCTTGTAAAATTACCTTTAGCATATTTAGGCGGCGTAAGAGTACGCACAATTACAGATATAGAAGTGGTGGTTTCTATAAAACATAGGTGGATGAATCAAAATCCGTTTAAAAGTATGTTTTGGGCTGCGCAAGGTATGGCGGCAGAAATGCCAACTGGAGTTTTGGTGATGAAGGCAATAGATGATTCTAAGCAGAAAGTATCGATGCTTGTAACAAAGCAAGAAGCTGAGTTCTTTAAAAAAGCAACGGGAAAAATCTTGTTTTCTTGCAAAGGCGGAAATGAGATTAGAGAGGCAATTCAAAAATCTATAGCCACAGGAGAAGGACAAGTAATTGTTTTAACATCCGAAGGGAAAAATAAAGAAGGTGTTATTGTTTCTCGTTTTCAATTCCATTGGAGTTTGCGCGTAAAGAAATAA
- a CDS encoding TIGR00266 family protein: MFQDKIPQNSSNRNAYEIDYKIFGEEMQFVEIELDPQEGVVAEAGTFMMMDDNIKMNTILGDGSNQETGLLGKIFSAGKRILTGESLFMTVFTNDGVGKKQISFASPYPGKIIPIDLTEFGGKFICQKDAFLCAAKGVSIGIEFSKKLGRGLFGGEGFIMQKIEGDGLGFIHAGGTMAKKVLQPGEVLKVDTGCIVGFTQDVQYDIEFVGGIKNTIFGGEGMFFASLRGPGTVYIQSLPFSRLAGRVLSMAPRSGNGSRGEGSVLGGIGDLLDGDNRF, translated from the coding sequence ATGTTTCAAGATAAAATACCACAAAATTCATCTAATAGAAATGCATACGAAATAGATTATAAAATCTTTGGCGAAGAAATGCAGTTTGTAGAAATTGAGTTAGATCCGCAAGAAGGTGTAGTTGCAGAAGCAGGAACTTTTATGATGATGGATGACAACATTAAAATGAATACTATTTTAGGTGATGGTTCTAATCAAGAAACAGGATTGTTAGGGAAGATATTTTCTGCAGGAAAAAGAATTTTAACCGGAGAAAGTTTATTTATGACTGTTTTTACAAACGATGGAGTTGGGAAAAAACAAATTTCATTTGCATCTCCATATCCAGGGAAAATAATTCCGATTGATTTAACCGAGTTTGGTGGGAAATTTATTTGTCAGAAAGATGCTTTTTTGTGTGCCGCAAAAGGAGTTTCTATTGGTATCGAGTTTTCTAAAAAATTAGGAAGAGGTTTGTTTGGTGGCGAAGGTTTTATCATGCAAAAGATAGAAGGCGATGGTTTAGGTTTTATTCATGCTGGTGGAACGATGGCAAAAAAAGTATTGCAACCAGGAGAAGTTTTAAAAGTAGACACCGGTTGTATTGTTGGATTTACACAAGATGTACAGTATGATATTGAGTTTGTTGGTGGTATAAAAAACACCATTTTTGGTGGCGAAGGAATGTTTTTTGCTTCTTTACGCGGACCAGGAACGGTCTATATACAATCTTTACCATTTAGTAGATTGGCAGGAAGAGTACTTTCTATGGCGCCAAGATCTGGAAACGGAAGTAGAGGAGAAGGCAGTGTTTTAGGCGGAATTGGAGACTTGTTAGATGGCGATAATCGTTTTTAG
- a CDS encoding IS1595 family transposase, producing the protein MNIFKGQNLLEFADRFKTDEDCKKYLADIKWKDGFQCVKCGHKKAQIRKDFSRTCNICSHQESSTSNTLFHKVKFGVRKAFFIVFEMSTSTKSLSASYVAVRFSVTEKTARLFMLKIREAMESSGNSPMTGIVHVDEFVLGGREKDKVGRSYNAKKKKAITAVELTQDGKVKRMYAMRIEDFSASSLQYIFVNHISLEAKVITDKWRGYRPIAKAYNITQIESNGGMNFKALHTMIHQVKSWIRTTYSWVSDFNLNRYFNEFCFRINRSQSKATIFNNLITKMVEKEKVEHHKIICN; encoded by the coding sequence ATGAATATATTTAAAGGACAAAACCTTCTAGAGTTTGCTGATCGGTTTAAAACGGATGAAGATTGCAAGAAATACTTGGCAGATATTAAGTGGAAAGATGGATTTCAATGTGTTAAATGTGGTCATAAAAAGGCTCAAATAAGAAAAGATTTTTCACGGACATGTAATATTTGCTCTCATCAAGAATCATCTACATCAAACACACTTTTTCATAAAGTAAAGTTTGGTGTTAGAAAAGCTTTCTTTATTGTTTTTGAAATGAGTACGAGTACTAAAAGCCTTTCTGCTAGTTATGTTGCAGTTCGTTTTAGTGTAACAGAAAAGACTGCACGTTTATTTATGCTCAAAATTAGAGAAGCTATGGAAAGTAGTGGAAATAGTCCTATGACCGGTATTGTTCATGTGGATGAATTTGTTTTGGGTGGACGAGAAAAAGATAAAGTAGGAAGAAGTTATAATGCTAAGAAAAAGAAAGCTATAACTGCTGTTGAACTAACTCAAGATGGAAAAGTTAAAAGAATGTATGCCATGAGAATCGAAGATTTTTCAGCTAGTTCTTTGCAATATATTTTTGTGAATCATATCAGTCTAGAAGCTAAAGTGATAACCGACAAATGGAGAGGTTACAGACCTATTGCGAAAGCTTATAATATTACTCAAATAGAAAGTAATGGAGGTATGAATTTTAAAGCACTTCATACAATGATTCATCAGGTGAAATCTTGGATAAGAACAACGTATTCTTGGGTAAGTGACTTTAATCTAAATAGATATTTTAATGAATTTTGTTTTAGAATTAATCGATCACAAAGTAAAGCAACAATATTCAATAACTTAATAACTAAAATGGTTGAAAAGGAGAAAGTAGAACATCACAAAATTATATGTAACTAA